Sequence from the Streptomyces puniciscabiei genome:
GCTCGTGCGGCTCCTCCACGGCGGCCCGGCGCTGCAGCACGGACGCGGACGCGTTGGCCACGGCCGCGAGCAGCGCGAGCAGCACCGCTACGGCGATCACGGCCGGTCACCCGAAGCGCGCGGCGAGACACCGGTAGAGCCCGGGCGCGACGCCGCGCACCAGGGCGGGATACCGCAGCCACCCGGGGACGTACACCTCGTCCCTGCCGTGCCGGACAGCAGCCAAGACGGCGTCCGCCACCCGCTCGGCCGGCACCGGGCGCGGCCATCCCCTCGTGTAGGGGGTGCCCCGGCGCTCGAAGAACGGCGTGTCGACCGCGCCGGGGATCACATGGGTCACGCCCACCCCGGTGCGGCGCAGCTCGTAGCGCAGGGCGTCGGCGAAGGCGGCGAGGGCGGCCTTCGCCGCGGAGTACACCGCCTCGCCGCGCACGCCGACGCTGCCCGCGACGGACCCGATGAGCACGATGCGTCCGGTGCCGGCCGCGACCATGTGGGGCAGCAGGGCGCGCACGAGGTGCAGGGTGGCCAGCAGGTCGACGCCGACGATCTCGTCGATGCGGGTGTGCGGCATGCCGGTGAAGTCGCCGGCCCACCCCAGCCCGGCGCAGGCCACCAGCAGGTCCAGGCGGCCCGCGTGGTCCAGGACCAGATCGGTGAGCAGACGGCCGGCGCCCGGCCGGGTCAGGTCCGCCGGCACGGCCAGGGCGTCGAGCGGGGCGGCCACCTGCTCCAGACGGGTGGCGTCGCGCCCGTTCAGCACCAGCCGCCAGCCTCCCTCGGCGGCGAGCCGGCGGGCGACGACGGCGCCGATGCCCGACGAGGCACCCGTCACCAGGGCGGTGCCGCCCAGGTTCCCGGCCGGTCCTGGCACGGGGCCCGCGTCCGGCACGGAGGTCGCGACCGGCCCGGCGCGTTTCGACGGTCCTGTGGGGTGCGGGGCGTGGGACATGGTGACGACCTCACTGCGACATGGGGGCACGGGCTCGCGAACTCCGGGACCGAACCTTCGCGGTGTATCCAGGGCGCCACACACTGAAACACCGCGCACGGCGGAGCCCCGCCGAACGCCCGCCGCAGGTGACCGGACGGGGCCCGGATCGCGGGGTGGCGCGCCCGGGCCTTCCCTGGGTTTTCGGGGAACGCGGGAGCGTTGCGGGGGCACCGCGCCGACGTCACCGCGGGGCCGCCCCGGTTCTCCGTGGCCGCCGGTGCTCCAGGGGGCTGAGCGGCGCGGCCGGTCAGTCCAGGCCCGGTACGGGTGCGCCGGAGGGCACACCGGCGCCGAGGTAGGCGTCGTAGAACTCTTTCCAGGGCGCGCTGATCCCGGCGTGCGCGCCCTCGAAGCGCTCGCCGCGCGCCTTGGCGTCGAGGGCGGCGAGGCACACCTCCCAGCCGGCGCCGTTGCGGGCGGCGGTGTCCGCCTCGCCGAGGACGTTGGTGAGCGTGAACAGGGTGCGCCGGTCGCCGACGGCTTCCAGGTCGAAGCGGAGCTCGTCGCCGCCCCACGCGAAGGCGAGGTGCCGGGGCGGGTCGACGGCGAGCACCCGGCCGGTGGACTCTGGCATGTTCGGGTCGCCGGTGAAGCGGATGGCGCCGCCGGGACGCAGCTCCATCTCGGCGCGGGAGGGGAACCACTGCTGGAGTTCGTCGGGATCGGTGACGAAGTGCCAGACGCGGTCCACCGGATGGTCGTAGGTGCGGCTGAACCGGACGGCGGGGCGGCCGTCGTCCAGGGTCAGATAGGTGCCGGTGAGGTCGACGGGCATGGTGCTTCGGTCCTTCGCTGTGGGGGGTGTCAGGTGTCGTCCGACGTCTCGTCGAGCCGCCGGCCCAGGGCGTCCAGGCTGTCGTTCCACAGCCGGCGGTAGGGCGCGAGCCAGGCGTCCAGGGCGGCGATCGGCGCCGGGTCGAGGGCGTAGACACGGCGCTGCGCGTCCTGCCGGACCCGGACGAGGCCCGCCTCCCGGAGCACCTTCAGATGTTTGGAGGTGCTCGGCTGGCTCAGTCCGCAGGCCTCGACGATCTCGCCGACGGACCGGGGGCGCTCGAGCAGGAGCGCGACGATGGCCCGCCGATGCGGGTCGGCGAGGGCGGACCAGAGCGCTGCGTCGGCCATGAAGGCAATATGCGTCGACGGTTATATACCTGTCAAGGAATATCACCACGTCGACGGCACGCCCGCCGGACCCAAAAGAAACGTTGCCGTTTCGCTAGCCGTGTCGTACGCTCCATGTGTACGAAACCGTTTCGTTTACAGGCTGTTTGCCATCCGTGCCCGGACGACTTGCCCTGGAGTGGTTCCGATGTCCCAGAAGACCCTGGCCGAAGGCTCCCGCGCAGGAGCCGCCGCGATCGAACACGCGGACGCGGCCTCGCCGAGGCGGTGGTGGATCCTCGCGGTCATCGCCATCGCCCAGCTGATGGTCGTCCTCGACGCCACGATCGTGAACATCGCCCTGCCGTCCGCCCAGACCGACCTCGGCTTCTCCGACGGCAACCGGCAGTGGATCGTGACGGCGTACGCCCTCGCCTTCGCCTCCCTGCTGCTGCTCGGCGGCCGGACAGCCGACCTGTTCGGCCGCAAGCCCGCCTTCCTCGTCGGCGTCGTCGGCTTCGCCGCGGCCTCCGCGCTCGGCGGCGCCGCGAACGGCTTCACCATGCTGGTCGTCGCCCGGGCCCTGCAGGGTGCCTTCGGCGCACTCCTCGCACCCGCCGCGCTGTCGCTGCTCAACACCACGTTCACCAACGCCCGGGAGAGGGCCCGCGCCTTCAGCGTGTACGGCGCGATCGCCGGCGCCGGCGGTGCGGTGGGCCTGCTCCTCGGCGGTGTGCTGACCGACGCGCTCGACTGGCGCTGGACCCTCTACGTGAACGTGGCCATCGCGGTCGTCGCCTTCGCGGGCGGCTGGATCCTGCTGGGCAACCACCGCGACGCGGAGAACGCCAAGCTGGACGTGCCGGGCACGGTCCTCGTGGCCGCCGGTCTGTTCTCCCTGGTCTACGGCTTCTCCAACGCCGAGACCCACGACTGGGGCTCGCCGCTGACCTGGGGCTTCCTGATCGCGGGCGGGGTGCTGCTCGCGGCCTTCGCCGGGTGGCAGACCCGGGCCGCGCACCCGCTGCTGCCGCTGCGCATCCTGCTCGACCGCGACCGCGCGGCCTCCTTCGTCGCGGTGCTGATCACCGGCGCGGGCATGTTCGGCGTGTTCCTCTTCCTGACCTACTACCTCCAGCTCAACCTCGGCTTCAGCCCGACCAAGACCGGTGTGGCGTTCCTGCCGATGGTCGGCGCGCTCATGGTGACCGCACAGGCCGGCACCACGCTCCTGGTGCCCCGCTTCGGCCCCAAGGCGGTCATCCCGCTGGGCTTCGCGGTCGCCACGGCCGGCCTGGCCTGGCTGACCGGCATCGGTCTCGGCTCGCACTACCTGAGCGCGGTGCTGCCGCAGCTGATCGTGATCGGCGTGGGCCTCGGCCTGGTCATGCCGCCGGCCATGCAGCTGGCCACCGGCGGGGTCGCGGCCGAGGACGCGGGCGTGGCCTCCGCCACCGTCAACGCCATGCAGCAGGTGGGCGGTTCGATCGGCACGGCACTGCTGAACACCCTCGCCGCGAGCGCCGCCACCGACTACCTCTCCGGCCGGGACGCCACCAGCAAGCTGGTGCGGGCACAGGCGACCATCGAGAGCTACACGACCGCCTTCTGGTGGTCCGCGGGCTTCTTCGCCGCCGGCGCGCTGGTCGCCTTCCTGCTCTACCGGCGCGGGGTGCCGCAGCAGGACGCGGGAGCCGCACCGGTCGTCCACATGTGACGCATGTGACGACCACGCACCACCGAGCCCGAGGGGCCGCCGTCAGCAGGGAGACGGCGGCCCCTCGCCCTGTCACGGTGGGGGTGTGCGCAAGGCGTCGGCGGCGCTCGGCAGCGCCCTGTTCCTCGTCCTCGTCTCGGGCAGCGCGGCCGTGGTGGTGCCGTGCCGGCCGACCGGTGGCCGGCGGGCGGGCCAGTGGCGGCTGCCGTGGCGGCTGCTCGGACTGCTGCCGCTGGTGGCCGGTGCCGCGGTCGTGCTGGAGGCCTTCACCCGGTTCGCCCTCAAGGGGGCTCGGCACCCCCGGCGCCGGTCGCCCCGCCCGCGCGGCCGGTGGTGAGCGGTCCCTACCGGTACGCGCGCAGTCCGATCTACGTCGCGGTGGTCGCCGTACTCATCGGGACTCAGCGGGCAAGGCCTGGTGCTCGGGACTGGTGCGGCGGTTCGGTGCCGAGTACGAGGGCTACCGGCGGGCGGTGCCGGCGTAGTGGCCCCGGCGCCCTGCCCCTGCGGCGCGCTTGAGACGGCCGTCAGCGGGTAACTCAGCTGATCAGGGGCACGGCGGCGGAAGGAGAGGCCATGTCGGGCGAGGAAGACGAGAAGGACCGCAAGGAACAGTTCGACACCGCCCTGGAGGAAGTGCTCCGGGAGGTCGAGGAGGCCGAGAAGCGCGACGAGGACAAGGCCGCCGGCGGAGAGGCCGGGGACGCCATCACACCGAACACCGAGGCGCAGGAGCAGGCGGGAGAGGACTGAGGACCGAGGAAACCGCACACGGGACCAGCCGTACGTTCCCGGGCGCAGCGACCACCTGTCCCGAGCCCGGCGTGGGGCGACCACTCATGCGTTCCCGCGGCGCGGCGCACCCACGCCCTCCGAAGCCCAGCAACCACCCGCACCCTCCACGCACGGCGACCACCCGCACGACCCGGGGCGCAGCGATCGCCGGCGCGGCCCGGGGGCGCAGCGATCGTCGGCGCGGCCTAGGCCCGGATCGACCACCCCGCCCTCCCAAGCCCAGCAACCGCCCCCACCCCCCACACACGACGACCACCCGCCCGCCCCGGGACGCACCGACCACCCGCGCGGCCCACGACCGGATCGACCACCCCGCCCTCCCCAAGCCCAGCAACCACCCCCACCCCCACACACGACGACCACCCGCACCTTCCACGCACCGCGACCACCCGCCCGCCCCCGGGACGGAGCGACCGCCAGCGGCGTTCCCGAGGGCGAGCGACAACCGACGGTCTTGCCATGGCCGAGCGGGCATCGCCGGCCTCCCCCCGGGCCGAGCGACGACCGGCGGGCTCCTCACGGGGTGGCACGACCGCCAGTGGCCTTCCCGAGGGCGAGCCATCACCGGCGGCCCCCTCGGCGCCGAGCCATCACCGGCGGTCCCCCCGACACCGAGCCATCACCGGCGGCCTTGCCTGGGCCGAACGGCCACCGGTAGCGGCCGGTGTGGTCGGCCGTGTCGTCCCCGGACGGGGGTACCCGGGGCTCATGAACAGCCACGAGCGCGGGCCGGGGCTGCCCCCGGCCCGAGGGAACGTGTCCGCCGCGGTCGCCGCCTGGCTGCGCGGCGCGGGGTCCCTCCCCCGCCCCGCCGAGGCCGGGGAGGCGGATCCCTACGGCGACGACGCGCAACTGGCCCTGTACCTCTGCTACGAGCTGCACTACCGGGGCTTCGCCGGTGTCGGGCCGGAGACCGAGTGGGACCCTGACCTGCTGCGGGTCCGCGCCGCGCTGGAGCGCCGTTTCCTGTCCGCGCTGCGCGCCGACGTGCCGGGCCACGACGGCCTCGACGACGCGCTCGCCGCGCTGCTGGTGGAACCGGTCGAGGGCAGCGGGGTCACCCACTTCCTCCGCGCCGAGGGCGAGTTGTGGCAGCTGCGCGAGTACGCCGCCCAGCGCTCCCTGTACCACCTGAAGGAGGCCGACCCGCACGCCTGGGTGCTGCCGCGGCTGTGGGGCCGGGCGAAGGCGGGGATGGCGGCGGTGGAGTTCGACGAGTTCGGCGGCGGCCGGGCCGACCGGGTCCACGCACGCCTGTTCGCCGAGCTGATGACGGACCTGGGCCTGGACAGCACCTACGGCCGGTATCTGGACGCCGCCCGAGCGGAGATGCTCGCCGTCGTCAACCTGATGTCCCTCTTCGGCCTGCACCGCGAGCTGCGCGGCGCGCTGGTGGGCCACTTCGCCGACGTGGAGATCACCTCCTCGCCGGGTTCCCGCCGGCTCGCCGAGGCCATGCGCCGCACCGGCGCCGGACCCGCGGCGGAGTTCTTCTACGACGAGCACGTCGAGGCGGACGCGGTCCACGAACAGGTGGTACGCCACGAGGTGATCGGCGGGCTGCTCGCCGAGGAGCCGGAACTCGCGGCGGACGTGGCCTTCGGGATCGACGCGACCGAGTATCTGGAGGACCGGCTGGCGCGGCGGCTGCTCGCCGACTGGCGTGCGGGGCGCTCGTCCATGCGCACACCCCTGGCGTCGGAAATATCCCATACATCCTGAACGCCGGGGTACTCGCGCGGTGTGATCGCTGTGGTGCTTCCGGGCGTGTACGCCCCGCAGGACGACACCGAGTTGCTGGCCGAGTCCCTCCGCGAGGAGGCCCCGCCGCCCGGCGCCCGGGTGCTCGACGTGGGCACCGGCAGCGGCGCACTGGCCCTGGAGGCGGCCCGGCGCGGTGCCGAGGTGACCGCGGTGGACGTGTCCCGGCTGGCGGTGTGGACGGCTCGGATGAACGCCTGGCTGACCGGGCTGCCGGTGCGGATCCGGCGCGGCAACCTCTTCGGGCCGGTGCGGGGCCGCACGTACGACCTCATCCTCGCGAACCCGCCGTACGTTCCCGCACCGGATGCCGGAGGCGGGTCGCACGGCCGGTCCCGGGCCTGGGACGCGGGCCAGGACGGCCGGCTGCTGCTGGACCGGATCTGCCGGGACGCCCCCGTGCTGCTGCGCCCCGGAGGCGTGCTGCTGATCGTGCACTCCGCGCTCAGCGATCCCGACCGCACCGTGCAACTGCTGCGTGCCGCCCGGCTGAAGGCCGCGGTGGTCCGTCGCCGCTGGATCCCCTTCGGTCCGGTGCTGCGCTCACGGGAGGACTGGCTGCGCCGGCGCGGACTGCTCGCGCCGTCCGCACACGAGGAGGAGCTGGTGGTCGTCCGTGCCGAACGAGCGTGCTGAGCGGGCCCGCCGGATCACCCTGCAGCGGCAGGGGCCGCTGCTCGTGGAGGGGCCGGTGGAGGTCGAGTTGGAGGACGGCACCACGGTGTGCTCGGACCGTTTCCGTGTCGCCCTGTGCACCTGCGGGCGCAGTCGCCGTTACCCCTGGTGCGACACGAGTCATCGTCGCAGGACCAGGGACACCGGCTGAAACGGGCTGTTTTTCGCCGCTCCCCGGGAAAGGCCCCCCACAGGCCCGCCCGGGGAGCGGCTGTGTGCCCGGAGACCGGCGGGCGGCCCCACTCCGCCCGTCGGCTCCGGTACGAGATCGCAGGTTCCCCGTTCCAGGGGCCGCACTCCCCGGTTGCGGACCTGTTCCGGTGTATACGGGGTTCGGCTGCGATCCCGGCTCTAGAAGGCGAAGACGCCGCCGCCCACGGAGTCCCGCACGCACGTGTTGCCGAAGGTGCGCTCGTAGGAGACGCGCTTGCCCTGCCAGACGCCCTGGACGGTGACGACGACCGGGTCGTACAGCTTGTTGCACCACACGTCGCCGGCGGGCTTCAGCGCATCGAAGTCGCCGCCGGTGCCGCGCAGTTCGGCGCAGGCCGCCGCCGCTGCCGGATGGGTTCCGGAGGCCGTGGGCGCGCAGGTCAGGGTGACGGCGCGCTCCGGGGTGGCCGTGGCCGCGCCGCTGCCGTGGCCGGTGGTGAGGACCAGCGCCGAGGGGGCGTAGAGCGACGACGGGGCGGCGCCCGGTGCAGCGACGGCGGCCCCGGTCAGGGGTCCGCAAACGGCGGCGGCCGTGAGGCCGAGGGCCGCTGCCCAGCGCGCGGTGTTCCGCATTGTGTGCATCCTTCCGCTCGAATAGACGAGTGCCGGCTCCGGCTCGGTCGGTGCCGGACGGCGAGCGCCACTCTGCCGAGTCCGCCGCCGAAACACACATCGACCCCACCGCTTTCAGTAACCTTGCGTGTTGAAACAGTGGCGTGAAGTTACGGAAATGGAAGAGCTCGACCGCGTAACTGAGCGGTTCTTGATCGCAGAAAGCGGTCCCATGGCCGAAAATCACCGGCTCGTTAATCGGCCTGAAACATTCCGGGTTCACTGCGAGTGAAAGCTTTCACGATGCCTTCACGTCTCCTTGCGTTCATGAACACGGCCGAGTAATGCTGATTACATGATTACACCGGAGCAGAAAGAGAAGCTGCGGGGCTGGTTCGCCGGCCGCCTGCCGGACGATCTCTTCGAGGAACCGCCCGAGATCACCGTCGACCGCGAGGAGATCACGGTGATCGGCCGCATCCGCGAGCCCCGGCTCGCCGAAGGCGCCTCGGACGCCGAGCGGGCAACCGCCCTGCGCGCCCGGATCCAGGAGTTCCGGGAGCGGACCCGTGAGGACCGGATGGAGGTGGCCCGGGAGGCCGAGCACCTGTTCCGCCGAAAGGTCTCGTGGGGGGTGGTGTGCGGCCCGGAGCGCGCCCTGTTCACCCATGTGGCCGCGCCGGTCATGACCCGGCTGCGCCAGCCGGAGCGTCAGGTGCTGGACACCCTCATCGCCTCGGGCGTCGCCCGCAGCCGCAGTGACGCCCTCGCCTGGTGCGTGCGCCTGGTCCAGCGGCACACCGAGGACTGGCTGACCGAGCTGCGCGAGTCGCTGGAACATGTGCAGCGCGTACGGGCTCAGGGACCCGACACGGGGGAGGTGGCCGATTCCTCCACCGGCGACGGCGAAGATGGATGAATCATCCTCTGGCAGGGGTCCACGCCCGAGCCGTACCGTCGGCAGACCGCTCCGGGCGGCCCTTGCCATGCCGTAACACCCCTGCGGCACAAGGGCCGTCCGTCACCGCCGCGCCACCAAGCGCTCCATCGCCGCGACCTCGCTGGAGCCCTCCGTGCCCCCTCAGTCCCCCGACTCGCCGACCGCGCCGCCGCCGTCCCTCACCGAGGTCGAGCCCTACGGCGTCGAGCGCATCCCCGACGCGGACCGCACCGCGACCCCGCTGGACCTCTTCCGGGTCGCCTTCGGGGGCGCCAACACCTTCTCCACCTGCGTGCTCGGCGCGTTCCCGATCCTGTTCGGGCTCTCCTTCCGGCAGGGACTCGCGGCCACCGTCCTCGGTGTCGTGGCGGGTGCCCTGATCCTGTGCCCGATGGCCGTGTTCGGTCCCGTCAACGGCACCAACAACGCGGTCTCGTCCTCCGCGCACCTGGGCGTGCACGGCCGGGTGGTCGGTTCGTTCCTGTCCCTGCTGACGGCCGTCGCGTTCTTCTCCATCTCGGTGTGGAGCTCGGGCGACGCCCTGGTCGGTGGCGCGCACCGGCTGTTCGGCCTGGACCGCGGCACCCTGTCGTACGTCGTCGCGTACGCCCTGTTCGCCGGGCTGGTGCTCGCGGTGTGCGTCTACGGCTTCCGGTTCATGCTGTTCGTCAACAAGATCGCGGTGACCTCGGCAACCGTGCTCTTCCTGCTCGGCGCGTTCGCCTTCGCCGGTGACTTCGACCCGTCGTACGCCGGTGTGTTCACGGCCTCGGCGGACGCGGCGACGAAGGCCCCCCAGTCGGCGTTCTGGCCGTCGTTCATCGGGGCGTCCCTGATCGTGCTGTCCAACCCGGTGTCGTTCGGCGCGTTCCTCGGCGACTGGTCGCGCTACATCCCGGCCGGGACCCCGCGCCGCCGGGTGGTCGGCGCCGCGTTCCTGTCCCAGATCGCGACCCTGCTGCCGTTCGTCTTCGGCCTGGCGACCGCGAGCATCATCGCGACGAAGGCGCCGAAGTACGTCGACCCGGCCGCGCCCGACTTCGTGGGCGGGCTGCTGGCGATCTCGCCGAGCTGGTTCTTCCTGCCGGTGTGTCTGCTCGCCCTGATCGGCGGCATGTCGACGGGCACGACCTCGCTGTACGGCACCGGCCTGGACTTCTCCTCGGTGTTCCCGAGGCTGTCCCGCGTGCAGGCGACGCTGCTGGTCGGCGTGGTGTCCATCGCGTTCATCTTCGTCGGCCGGTTCGGCCTGGACCTCGTGCAGTCGATCTCGACGTTCGCCACGATGATCATCACCTGCACCACGCCGTGGATGGTCGTCATGATGCTCGGCTTCTACACCCGCCGCGGCTGGCGACCCGGACGCGCTGCAGGTCTTCAACCGCCGTCAGCACGGCGGCCGCTACTGGTTCGCGCACGGCTGGAACTGGCGCGGTATGACCGCCTGGTGGGTGGCGGCGGTGCTCGGCGTGCTGTTCACGAACATCCCGGGTCAGTTCGTCGGCCCGCTGGGGAACCTGGCGAACGGGGTCGACATCAGCCTGCCGCTGTCGCTCGCGGTGGCCGCCGTCCTGTTCCTGACGCTGCTGCGGCTGTTCCCCGAGCCCCGGGCGGCGTACGGGCCCGAGGGCGCCCGGCTGGTGCCCACGGTCGACGTCCCGGTGCCTCGAATCACCGGCCCCGGTGCCTCGACGACGGCTCGCGAAGGGGCCGTTGACACATCCGTGCCCTAGGCACTGTCGTCGAACTCCCTCCCCCAGCCTTCGGCCGGGGGACCCCCAGAGCACGCACCTGACGCCGCAGGGCCGCCCTCCGGGCGACGACGGGAGTTCGACAGGACCTAGCCCTCCGCGTCCGGCGCGTCCGCACACGACGGCCTCCGCGCGGACGAGCGGACCGACCGTGTCCGTTCCGACGGCGGCGGCCCGGACTCCGGACCGGGCGGCCACCCGCCGCCGAAGGCCCCGGCTACCCGCCAGTATCGTCGGGCTGCACGCGTACTCAGCGACGAGAGGCGGGACGGCCGGATGGCGAAGCACTGGGCGGACTTCCAGTACGAGATCTATCTGAACGGGATGACGGGTGCCGTGCCCCGGCTCCCCACCGACCCGACCCGGCTGGAGGAACTGGCCGAACACCGGCTCGGTCCGGGCCCGGTGGGCTATGTGGCGGGAAGCGCGGGCGACGGCAGCACGGCCCATGCGAACCGGGCCGCGCTCGCCCGGCGCCGGATCGTGCCGCGCATGCTGCGCGACGTGGCCGAGCGCGATCTGTCGGTCGAGGTGCTGGGCAGGGCCCTGCCTGCGCCGCTGGCACTGGCGCCCGTCGGCGTGCTGTCGATCATGCATCCGGACGCCGAGTCCGCCGCCGCCCGCGCCGCCGCCGTGCAGGGCGTGCCGTACATCCTCTCCTCGGCGTCGAGCACACCGATGGAGCAGGTCGCCGAGGCGATGGGGGACGCCGAGCGCTGGTTCCAGCTGTACTGGGGCAAGGATCGCGAGGTGACACGGAGTTTCCTGAGCCGGGCGAAGGCCGCCGGGTTCTCGGTGCTCGTGGTCACCCTGGACACCCCGCTGCTGGCCTGGCGGCCGCGCGATCTGGACCAGGCGTATCTGCCGTTCCTGCACGGGGTGGGCACCGCGAACTACTTCACCGACCCGGCGTTCCAGGCGGGGCTCGCGCGGCCCGTGCACGAGGACCCGAACGCGGCGGTGCTGCACTTCCTCGGCCTGTTCGGGGACGCCGGCCACACCTGGCCGGACCTGGCGTTCCTGCGGGAGCACTGGGACGGCCCGATCGTGCTCAAGGGCGTCCTGCACCCGGACGACGCCCGGCTCGCCGCCGACGCCGGAGTGGACGGCGTGGTGGTCTCCAACCACGGCGGCCGGCAGGTGGCCGGCTCGGTCGCCGCGGCCGACGCGCTTCCCCGGGTCGCGGACGCGGTCGGCGACCGGCTGACGGTGCTGTTCGACAGCGGGGTGCGCACCGGCGACGACATGTTCAAGGCGCTGGCCCTCGGCGCGCGCGCCGTGCTCCTCGGGCGGCCGTACGTCTACGGGCTCGGGCTGGACGGGCAGGCGGGCGTGGAGCATGTCATCCGGTGCGTGCTGGCGGAGTTCGACCTGACGCTCGCCCTGTCGGGGCACACCGGCCCGGGCACGGTGACCCGGGCGGACCTGGTCGAGGAGCCGAACTGACCATGTCCGCCAAGCGCTCCGCGGGGGTGCCGCGAAGCGCTGTCCCGAGTGCCGCGACAGGTCGTCAGGCGTCTGCTGCGCCGTCTCGGCCGGTCGAGCAGTTCCCCGCGCCCCGTCGGGGTGCTTCGGTACCGGCGATGGAGAGCGAGCCCGGGCTCGCCGAGGACGCGTCGGTCACCCAGCGCTGCCCGGCGGAGCCGTCGCGGA
This genomic interval carries:
- a CDS encoding SDR family NAD(P)-dependent oxidoreductase, with protein sequence MSHAPHPTGPSKRAGPVATSVPDAGPVPGPAGNLGGTALVTGASSGIGAVVARRLAAEGGWRLVLNGRDATRLEQVAAPLDALAVPADLTRPGAGRLLTDLVLDHAGRLDLLVACAGLGWAGDFTGMPHTRIDEIVGVDLLATLHLVRALLPHMVAAGTGRIVLIGSVAGSVGVRGEAVYSAAKAALAAFADALRYELRRTGVGVTHVIPGAVDTPFFERRGTPYTRGWPRPVPAERVADAVLAAVRHGRDEVYVPGWLRYPALVRGVAPGLYRCLAARFG
- a CDS encoding SRPBCC family protein, producing the protein MPVDLTGTYLTLDDGRPAVRFSRTYDHPVDRVWHFVTDPDELQQWFPSRAEMELRPGGAIRFTGDPNMPESTGRVLAVDPPRHLAFAWGGDELRFDLEAVGDRRTLFTLTNVLGEADTAARNGAGWEVCLAALDAKARGERFEGAHAGISAPWKEFYDAYLGAGVPSGAPVPGLD
- a CDS encoding ArsR/SmtB family transcription factor; amino-acid sequence: MADAALWSALADPHRRAIVALLLERPRSVGEIVEACGLSQPSTSKHLKVLREAGLVRVRQDAQRRVYALDPAPIAALDAWLAPYRRLWNDSLDALGRRLDETSDDT
- a CDS encoding MFS transporter, producing the protein MSQKTLAEGSRAGAAAIEHADAASPRRWWILAVIAIAQLMVVLDATIVNIALPSAQTDLGFSDGNRQWIVTAYALAFASLLLLGGRTADLFGRKPAFLVGVVGFAAASALGGAANGFTMLVVARALQGAFGALLAPAALSLLNTTFTNARERARAFSVYGAIAGAGGAVGLLLGGVLTDALDWRWTLYVNVAIAVVAFAGGWILLGNHRDAENAKLDVPGTVLVAAGLFSLVYGFSNAETHDWGSPLTWGFLIAGGVLLAAFAGWQTRAAHPLLPLRILLDRDRAASFVAVLITGAGMFGVFLFLTYYLQLNLGFSPTKTGVAFLPMVGALMVTAQAGTTLLVPRFGPKAVIPLGFAVATAGLAWLTGIGLGSHYLSAVLPQLIVIGVGLGLVMPPAMQLATGGVAAEDAGVASATVNAMQQVGGSIGTALLNTLAASAATDYLSGRDATSKLVRAQATIESYTTAFWWSAGFFAAGALVAFLLYRRGVPQQDAGAAPVVHM
- a CDS encoding iron-containing redox enzyme family protein — protein: MNSHERGPGLPPARGNVSAAVAAWLRGAGSLPRPAEAGEADPYGDDAQLALYLCYELHYRGFAGVGPETEWDPDLLRVRAALERRFLSALRADVPGHDGLDDALAALLVEPVEGSGVTHFLRAEGELWQLREYAAQRSLYHLKEADPHAWVLPRLWGRAKAGMAAVEFDEFGGGRADRVHARLFAELMTDLGLDSTYGRYLDAARAEMLAVVNLMSLFGLHRELRGALVGHFADVEITSSPGSRRLAEAMRRTGAGPAAEFFYDEHVEADAVHEQVVRHEVIGGLLAEEPELAADVAFGIDATEYLEDRLARRLLADWRAGRSSMRTPLASEISHTS
- a CDS encoding HemK2/MTQ2 family protein methyltransferase; its protein translation is MIAVVLPGVYAPQDDTELLAESLREEAPPPGARVLDVGTGSGALALEAARRGAEVTAVDVSRLAVWTARMNAWLTGLPVRIRRGNLFGPVRGRTYDLILANPPYVPAPDAGGGSHGRSRAWDAGQDGRLLLDRICRDAPVLLRPGGVLLIVHSALSDPDRTVQLLRAARLKAAVVRRRWIPFGPVLRSREDWLRRRGLLAPSAHEEELVVVRAERAC
- a CDS encoding CDGSH iron-sulfur domain-containing protein; its protein translation is MPNERAERARRITLQRQGPLLVEGPVEVELEDGTTVCSDRFRVALCTCGRSRRYPWCDTSHRRRTRDTG
- a CDS encoding protease inhibitor, translated to MRNTARWAAALGLTAAAVCGPLTGAAVAAPGAAPSSLYAPSALVLTTGHGSGAATATPERAVTLTCAPTASGTHPAAAAACAELRGTGGDFDALKPAGDVWCNKLYDPVVVTVQGVWQGKRVSYERTFGNTCVRDSVGGGVFAF
- a CDS encoding lactate 2-monooxygenase; translated protein: MAKHWADFQYEIYLNGMTGAVPRLPTDPTRLEELAEHRLGPGPVGYVAGSAGDGSTAHANRAALARRRIVPRMLRDVAERDLSVEVLGRALPAPLALAPVGVLSIMHPDAESAAARAAAVQGVPYILSSASSTPMEQVAEAMGDAERWFQLYWGKDREVTRSFLSRAKAAGFSVLVVTLDTPLLAWRPRDLDQAYLPFLHGVGTANYFTDPAFQAGLARPVHEDPNAAVLHFLGLFGDAGHTWPDLAFLREHWDGPIVLKGVLHPDDARLAADAGVDGVVVSNHGGRQVAGSVAAADALPRVADAVGDRLTVLFDSGVRTGDDMFKALALGARAVLLGRPYVYGLGLDGQAGVEHVIRCVLAEFDLTLALSGHTGPGTVTRADLVEEPN